The genome window tttatttttagtgTTGCTTCAGGTAATCAGGTACTATTCTTGCTGTTGCTGACGTACTATCGAAGATCTTATAGCACCATTTCTTGCTTTCAGGTACATTTGATGCAATCACAAAGATGGTTCAGTATGAAGGTCTGACAGGGATGTATAAAGGAATGGGCACAAAAATTGTGCAAAGTGTTTTTGCTTCTGCGTTACTTTTTATGATTAAGGAGGAGCTTGTGAAGGGTGCTCGATTATTGGTAGCTGGTAACTCCAGTCGGGTTAAGAAATTACCATCGAAGTCATCCAGATGATCTAGGTCTTTGCAAGTGTTAGTATATCTGGCTATAGAGCTGCCCTCTGTTAGGATATATTAATCGTAGGTTATACAACAGCCAGTATGATTCTTTAAGAACCAAAAGCTCTTATGTATTGGATACATTATTTGTATCATTTATCTAATATATATCCACGAGGGCTGAAACAGCAGGAAATAAATCAGCATGATAATTGAATCGGCTGTCACCCGTTCGGATTTCTCGAATTGCTTTCACATTATTATTTATGCAAGGGTGGCAGAAAATATCTAGAAATCAACCAACATGAGAACTCAACCCTCAATTATTATCTATATATTCAGGTTTCTTGAGCTGCATCAACTTGTTTCATTGTATTTGTATGGACAAGGAGCCGCCTGCCGATGGTGATCATCCCACCTCTTTCTTTACCCTTTTTTTTTGATGGAACAGTAGGGTCATCTACTAATGTGCTAAATACctaagggcgtgtttggatggTCAGCTCCCCTCGTGCTTGTATCAGCGCGTGCATCAGCTTGTGCTCAGTGTTTGTTTGGTTGCCTGGGCCAGTTCTGTCGCCTGCACCTACGCGTACAAACGCACCGAGCGAGCCTGGCTCCGCGCGTACGCCGGAATCGGGCGTACGCGTCGGGGCTGGCTCGCCGGGTGCAACAAATACTGTgcgtataatttttttatttaactttagattttatttaaTGGTACAAGagtgatccaaaaattctaaatattttcgtgagtaaactagagctcactagcaacccattttaattaatttgatccaaaaaatctaagtcaatatttaattaaaattcttcaaaaattataaaaaaattcactaatattcttatcctgtAATGTACtaattcataaaaatattttcaacctaggttgtttggtaaaaaagtgagtttctttgtaatgtaacgtatactcatgcgggcaaccaaacataaTCTTTTCTCAGTCAGACTCAGCACGtacagtcaaccaaacagaccctcatGCATCAACTCAGCCTGCATGACTCGTACGCACCAGGCTAAGGACATTTgggcaaccaaacagaccctaagagTGTCTCATTCAGTAAACTGTAGCTAAACATTTAGCTGAACAACAGCAATTGTTCCATTTAATAATACCTTTTGAGATGGAATAACAATGGAAAAAATATACTATGTAGATGAGACTGAAAGAATATTGAAGTGAACCAATCAACTGATGGGAAAAAGAAATCAAACTCAGAATGAACTGACCCAGAAAACAAAAGGCTGGAAGGAAGAAGCTGATGATATCAGTTCCACGTTGGCACTTGTTTCACACCAATTCATAGTAAATTGCACTTTGACCCAGGTGGCATGCGTGATTTGGCACCTTCATGTGATTATACTGAAAGCTTCAATTTGCACTAGCCATCTGCAGTGCGGTCAAACCCGACTTGCTTAATCGCACATATTGGGTTCAACTCTGATACAAGTGGTTAGTGTAAGTTGAAACTTATTTAGGTATAATGTTAAATAAAACTATTCACAAAACCTTATGCAAATACCAAACCCTACAAGTTATTTGGTCCAATGTTCAATTTACTTAAAATAATAAAGTTCACTTAGAGGTCTTTTTTCACATCATTCCTTTCGACACTTCGATAATTATCTAATTGTGAGAAATTTTTAGACGAATTCTAGGACCTTCTAATTTTAAGGAAACGTTAAATTTAGCGAAATAGCTGAGAGCCTGAGACTAGTCACTTGGCGCGACCAAGTAGCTGAGACACTCTCCTCTGCGTTGTGATCTTGTGGCTTGGGGTCTGCGGGTGTGGCCAGACGACCCGGACGGGTGGATAAAGAGATAGAAGCGGCAGCTGCAGCGGCAGAGCCCTTCCCCGTCCCCAGCGCAGCAAAGCCGCCACAATGCCGGCCGCCGCTGTGGCCTCGTCTCTCCTCCTCTcgctctgctcctcctcctcccccttcctctcctcttcatccacctccttcctcccaccctcctcctcttcccccgCCGCCCCGCACGCCGCCGGCAGGAGGAAGCCGGCGGTCTCCGTCCTCCGCGCGCTGCGCGCCGAGGCGGCCACCCTCCCCGTGCTCTCCTTCACCGGGGATAAGGTCGGGGAGGCCACCCTCGACCTCAAGTCTGCGCCGCCCTCCACCGCGCGCGCCGTTGTGCACCGCGCGCTCATCACCGACCGCCAGAACGCGCGCCGGGGCACGGCTTCCACGCTCACCCGCGGCGAGGTCAGAGGCGGAGGGAGGAAGCCCTACCAGCAGAAGAAGACGGGGAAGGCGCGGCGCGGGTCGCAGCGCACCCCGCTCCGCCCCGGCGGTGGCGTCGTGTTCGGCCCCAAGCCCCGCGACTGGTCCATCAAGATCAACCGCAAGGAGAAGCGCTTAGCCATCTCCACCGCGATCGCCAGCGCCGCAGTGGCCGAGGATGCCTTCGTCGTGGAGGAGTTCAACGAGGCGTTTGCGGCGGGGCCCAAGACTAGGGAGTTCGTGTCCGCTCTGCAGCGGTGGGGGCTCGATCCCAAGCAGAAGGCCATGTTCTTTGCCACGGAGTTCGACGACAATGTGCGCCTCAGCGGCAGGAACATCGGCTCCCTCAAGATGCTCACCCCCAGGACGCTCAACCTGTACGACATCCTCGACTCCCGCAAGCTCTTCTTCACCCCTGCCGCCATCGACTACCTCAACTCCAGGTACGGTGCCACCGTACTCGATGAGTACGAGGACGATACCGATGTTGAGGATGACGGCGAAGAAGAAGtggtggaggagcaagaagaagccaCAACAGAGGAGGCTGCTCTAGGTACTTAGCTATGCATAACGTTTTGCTGCGCTGATTGCAATGCACTGTTTGATTATTTCTGTGCTGGGCATATGTGAAGTCTGGTAGCAATGCTACTTTGCAATCCTTCAGCTACTATAATGTTACAAAGCAGGTAGCTATAAGGACAACAGATAATAGTGATTAATGTTACAAAGCAGTGGCTacaattgaattgaattggataatCTTAAGATTACCATGTTTTGGGCCTTAACATTCTATCAAGTAACTCAATTAAATTGCCTGCTCTTTCTGTAAACAGTTTATGCAGTGCATTGTATGGGACTCTGATAGCACAGGAAAAGTACTGAAATTGAAGGGTAGATAACTGTGTTCACTGGAATGCCAAGAGTGCATGTTATCAACTGCCTGGTATTAATTATCGGTTCCAGGCGAGATTAGTTTTCTCAGAAAATTTGGAGGGGTGTTACcatatttcttctttttcctttcaaatGTTTTCGAGAATGTTGTTTGCATAAGAATTAACAAATAACAAGTACATGTCACTTAAGATGGGGATCAAGGGGGGCTTTTTAATTTTAGGTGCCTATTGCAGTGGAACTAATTGATAATGTTTCAGTAAGATTTCGTAAATCTGATCTCTTAATGTTTTGTATATCCTTAGTGGGTGCTACCTCCGATGTCAAAGGCCCGATACCAAAGTAAAGAAACAGAAAAATATAGCCATTTCTGGCTTATGGGTGCCATTTTAATTTTTAAGGCTGCAGGCTTAGTTATTTGGATAAATCTACGTTGTGCCATAGTAAGACACTTGTTATTTTATAGCATACTACATCTAAGACAGATGTCAAATCCTTCCAACTTCATATAAAAGTCGATTATATCTGTTTCTGTCACTGTACTCCATACTTCCATAGTTCCCTCCCCTCTGCTTTACTATGGCAAGtaaacacccccccccccccccaaaaaaaaaaaccagagaGAGATGAGACCCTGTGGAATCGTTGAACTCCACTGAAGTAGGACTCTAGAGGTCCCAATGCACTCCTTTTATCAGCCCAATACCATAATCTGCACAACAAGTTACCACCTGAGACATTTTTGGCCATTGGTGTTACTATCTTCGCTCTGAAGATGTCTCTGGTAGAGTCCCTTAGCAAAGAAAGTAGTAAGGAATATGCTGGGTTCAGTAAATAAGAAGAAAGGCTTAAAGAAGTGTAAGCATGCTAAGCTGTAAGTACAGTACCTAATTTATTGTTTAATTTGTTTGAAATAATGCAATTTTCTGCCACTCTATAACTGCTGTTCTACTAGAAATTTACGTCATCTTTCAAACTTTTCATAAACTTCTTTTGTGTAATTTTCAGATGAGGCTGAAGACAGCGAGGCAGACAGCAGATCCTAGGTAAAGGAGTGGTGTAGATCATCGTATTGTtgctttgttgttgttatgTTACTTTTTGGATGAGAGTGAATTGTTTGGGAATTCTCTCCCtaatgaagaaacattttgtttgcttttcttgtAAGTTGATAATGTTCTCTCACCAAGCAGTATGTTAGATTTTCAAACTTCATATACATATACCAAATTTCAAATACTATGTCAAGTGTCAATCACTGCATATGCcactcacaaaaaaaaaaaatggtgtcCATCCACGCTTCCAATAATCAACAATAATCAGCTGGTTACCAAGTCCTGTTCTACAACCCTATAGGGCTGAATGATTGCATTGTACACTGTAGAACAAAACCTGGCCTAGAGCATGACAGGGCTGTCTCTGTTATGATTGGTAATGTGTACCAGAGGCATAAGAGAAGGGAGCAATGAAAGGAATCTGAACCGGAAGAAAGATAAAGAAAGGGACACCTTAGGCTTTATATATAGAGGGGTGATTTGGAGATATAAGCCAGAAAGAAATCAATGAAGTCCTCCCTCTTCTACCTCCGAGttgttcttctcttctcttttcaaCAATCAATAGAACAACGCTTAGGAAATTCAAGCCTAGATCCAGAGCCCTCTATAGTTATTACCTACGATAAAAGGGTAATAACAATTTGATATCAGAGACCATGTCCACATCCGAGGATTCAGCTGAGACCAGCATGGTGTAGCTGCTGAAGGCACTACAAGTTCTAACCTGAACCAGCAGTTGGGCGACGTCGCCGCACGACTCACAGTGGTAGAAAAGAGACCTACTCTGGAATCAGCCGGCGTCTTGCCACTTTTAGGTATGCCATCTTCACCAGGAATTTCGCAGATTCAGACCAGCTTCACAGCTGTAATGAGTCAGCCAAACGACTCTCAGGTCTCTGCACAGTTCCTAGGTAAAGGAGTGGTGTAGATCATCGTATTGTTGCTTTTTTGTTGTTAGGTTACTCTTTGGATGAGAGTGAATTGTTTGGGAATTCTCTCCCtaatgaagaaacattttgtttgcttttcttgtAAGTTGATAATGTTCTTTCACCAAGCATTATGTTAGATTTTCAAACTTCATATACATATACCAAATTTCAAATACACTGTCAAGTGTCAATCACTGCATATGCcactcacaaaaaaaaaaaatggtgtcCATCCACGCTTCCAATAATCGACATTAACCAATTGATTACCACCAAGTCTTGTTCTACAACCCTATCGGGCTGAATGGCTGCTTTTACACTGTAGAACAAGACCTGGCCTAGAGCATGACATGACTGCCTCTGTTATGGTTGGTAATGTGTACCAGAGGCGCAAGAGAAGGGAGCAAGGAAATAAATCTGAACTGGAAGAAAGATAAAGAAAGGGGCACCTTAGGCTTTATATACAAAGGGGTGATTTGGAGATGTAAGCAAGAAAGAAATCGATAAAGTCCTCCCTCTTCTACCTCCGAGttgttcttctcttctcttttctacAATCAACAAGACAGTGCACAGGAAATTCAAGCCTAGGTCCAGAGCCCTCCATAGTTATTACCTACGATTAAAGGGTAATAAcaatttggtatcagagaccaTGTCCACATTCGAGGAGTCAGCTGAGACCAGCATGGCGCAGGTGCTGAAGGCATTACAAGTTTTGATCTAAACCAACAATTGGGCGACGTCGCCACATGACTCACAGTGGTAGAAAAGAGACCTACTTTGGAATCAGCCGGCATCTTACCACTTCTAGATATGCCACCTTCACCAAGAATTTCGTAGACTTAGACCAGCTTCACAACTATAATGAGCCAGCCAAACGACTCTTAGGTCTCTGCACAGTTCCTCGGTATCATCGCTTAGAGTTTCCTGTGTATGACGGCAAGGAGGATCATTTGGTTTGGATTAATAAGTGTGAGCAATTTTTTCAGGGCTAAAAGACGGAAGAATCTGACAAGGTATGGTTAGCTTCATATCATCTCACAGACATTGCACAATATTGGTATTTTCAGTTGGAACGCGACTCAGGGCAACCAGATTGGGGCCGTTTTAATATGCGTTTTGGTCCACCCATCTGCAACAATCATTTAGGTGCTCTGGCTCGTGTTCCGTTCCCAGGTGCAGTTCAGGATTACATCAatcaattcatgaaacttttaTGCAGAACGAAAGCCTTACATCCTACACATCAGATTCAGCTATTCACTGCCGGATTGCCTGATCAGATTAGAATTGATGTGGATTTACAAAATCCTTCAGATCTTCAGATGGCTATAAGTCTGGCTAGGGCGTATGAGCGTCGCAATCAACTTGCTCCAACACCACTTAATCGCTCAGCTAATCGACCTCTGGCAATACACCGTTTGTCTACTTCGACACCCGGCGTAGCTCAACTTGACAGCGTTATAGGTCCCGCAACACCGTCACAAGTGCTAACAGTGTAGCCTGGTCACCCTCTCCGTTGTCTCAATCCAACTGAGATGTCTTAGCACCGTAAAAAGGGTCTCTGCTTTAATTGTGATGAGAAGTACGTCCGAGGACATCGCTAAGCGAAGTTATTTTACATTGAGGTAGATGATGCCGAACCTGATCCTAATGCTACAGAATCTAATCCAATTGTATTCATGCATTCATCGACTGGATTATGGACCACTCGAACATTGAATACCATGCAGATTATGGTAAAGATTGGTAGCAAggatttttctttccctcttgACACTAGTTCTACTCATAATTTCATTAATGCTGACTTGATTGCGGAGATGGGAGTAGTGCCTGTGGACCGACTAGGCGTGAGGGTTGAGGTTGCTAATGGAGACAAAATTGCAAGTGTGGGTCTTGTTCGCAATTTACAATTGGAAGTTGCAGACACATCATTCTGTATGGATGCCATGGCTATTACTTTGAGCGGTTTTGATATTGTGTTAGGAGTCCAATGGTTAAAATCCTTTGGACCTATACTGCGGGATCTAAATAATCTTCATATGCCTTTCTGGCTGAAAGGGAGGCAAATCTCGTGGACTGGGGTGGCTGCTTCCCCATCTAAAGTTTATGCTGTGGCATGCACTAATGAGGAGCTTGTGTTAGGCCTTCTTGCTGAGTTTGAAGGATGCTTTGCTGAACAATGTACGCAGCCACCTTCTTGGACATGTGATCATCGTATACATCTTAAACCTGGTGCTTCTTTGGTAGCAGCACGACCTTATAGGTACCCTTAGTTGCAGAAAGATGAGCTCGAGAAGCAGTGTGAAATTATGCTGCAGCAAGGTATAATTCGGGCCAGTACATCAACATTCTCATCTCGATCATTCTTGTGAAGAAATCTTAAAATTTATAGagattttgtgtggattataggGCACTTAATGCTATCACAATTCCTGATAAGTTTCCTATACTGATAGTGGAAGAATTATTGGATGAACTGAAAGGTGCTCTTTTCTTCAGTAAACTGGACCTTCGATCTGGGTATCATCAGGTCCGGATGTATCCAGACGTGGAAAGGCATCATTTAGAACTCATCAAGGGCATTTTGAGTTTCTAATCATGCCTTTTGGCCTTACTAATGCCCCCATCTACTTTTCAAGCCTTGATGAATGGGGTCCTTCATCCCTATATTTAGCGATTTGTGCTTGTAttttttgatgatatattggtCTATAGTTCTTCCTGTGCAGAACACTTGCAACATTTGCAGAAAATTTTACAAGCTATTCAGTCCTACAACCTTTACCTCAAGAAATATAAGTGTGTTTTTGCTACTAACACAATTACATATTTGGGTCATGTTATCTCAGCACAAGGTGTTGCAATGGATCAAGATAAAGTGGCGGCTGCCCAGACTTGGGCCAGACCATTATCGCCCAAAGCTGTGAGAGGATTCTTGGAACTTGCAGGGTACTACTGCAAATTTATTAAGGATTTTGGGATAATTGCAGCCCCTCTCATGAAGCTGTTAACCAAGGAGAAATTTCAATGGACTGTCGTGGAAGAACAAGCTTTTCAAGACCTGAAAACAACTTTATCATCCTCTCCGGTGTTGCAATCGCCGGACTTTTCTACTGATTTCATTGTTGAATGCAATGCTTCAGGGTCCGGTTTCGGTGCGGCATTTCATCAGGAGAATGGACCGAtatccttatttagcaaatcaGTAGCTGCTTGCCAATCGAAATTGGCTGCATATGAGAGGGAATTGATCGGTTTAGTCTACGTAGTTTGCCATTGGAGGCCTTATTTATGGGGATGCACATTTCTTGTTCAGACTGACCATTATAACCTAAAGTTTTTTGTTGAATCAACGCTTGTCCACAATACCTCAACATCAATGGGTGAGAAAATTGTTTGGATATAGTTTTACGGTGGAATATCGTCCCGAACAACTTAATAAGGCCGTTGATGCTTTGTTCCAGCGTGATAGTGGTTCTGCTACTTTGTATGCGCTTTTTGCTCCTTCTTATGCTCTATTTGATGAGATAAGGAGTGAAATACAAGGTTCTGCTCAGTTGCAGGATATAAGTTCTAAAATTGACAATGGCAGCCTTGGGTATCCATGGGATTGGAAAGATGTCATAATACTTTATAAGCCGCAAGGTTTATGTTCTCCCAATAGTTGAAACTATTTCAGCCATTTTGGAATCAATTCACATGGGCCATGAGGGATTTCAAAAAACTCTACAATGTcttcgttttgatttttatgCCAGTGTAATAAAACAGAAACTCTGCAGCCAGTAGGTTACTTCATTCTCTTGAGGTTCCCACCTCGATTTGGTCTGATATCTCTATAGATTTTGTGGAAGGGTTGCCTTGTGTTCAAGAAAAATTGGTTATTCTATCAGTAATTGATTGTCTTTTCAAGTATGCACATTTTATTCCATTAGGTCATCCATATATTGCTACTACAATAGCCCATGTTTTTCTAGTAGATTGTTCGTCTACAAGGGATTCCATAATCTATTGTTAGCGACCGTGATCTGGTATTCACAAGCTCATTTAGGAAAGATCTTTTTCAATTATTTGGCACTAAACTCCATATGAGCTCGAATTTTCTTCCATGGTCAGACGGGGGCTGTGGATAGGTCCATTGCTATGTACTTAAGATGTTTGATAGGTGATAAACCAAGACAATGGCTGGATTAGTTGCCTTGGGCAGAGTATTGCTATAATACATCTTATCATGCAGCTTTAAGAGATACTCCATTCAAGGTGGTATATGGCCGTCCATCTCCTTCGCTAACAGCTTATGAGGCAGGCACATCAAAGGTGGCTGCAGTGGAAGCACATTTGTTGGACCGAGACCAATACTTGCGGGAGATTAGGGAAAGACTTCTTCAAGGTCAACAATGTGCTAAGAAATACTATGACCACCACCACCGTGAAGTAACATTTGATATCAATGACCGTTGATTGGGTGTGGCTATGCCTTAGTCATCGGCAAGCCTCTTCTCTTCCCGATCATCGTACATGAAAACTTATTCCACTCTTTATGGACCTCCTAGTTCTCGCttacacaatattttttatgtggGACTTCTAAAGAAATTATTGCATTGGGATAGTCATGTATCGCCTTCATTTACCTCCTAGTTCTCGCTTACACAATGTTTTTCATGTAGGACTTCTAAAGAAATTTAAGGGAACACCACCAGCTTCAAttccttctttgcctcctatTGACAATAGCCGAACAATTCCAATGCCTGCTAATGTCCTTAAGGCTAGTTTACGATGTGGAATTTGGCACGTTCTCATCAATGGGTTGGATTATCGCCAACAGAAGCAACATGGGAACCATTGGATTCTTTCAAAAGCACTTATCCCTTCTTTCAGCTTGAGGACGAGTTGTTTCTTGAGGCAGGGAGAGATGTTATGGTTAGTAATGTATACCAGAGGTGCAAGGTAAGGGAGCAAGGAAAGGAATTTGAACCGGAAGAAATATAAAGAGAGGAAAGAATAAATAAGGAAAAGAGCAGTCCGGCTCTATTTGTACTACTTAATACATAGTCTTCTATAATTAGCTTTTCCATGTTTAGAGTTAGAAGATTAGTTGCTTAAAATAGAGAAGGTATAGTTGGCACCTTATGCTTTATATATAGAGGAGCAATTTGGAGATGTaagcaaaaaagaaatcaaTAAAGTCCTTCCTCTTCTACCTCCaagttttcttctcttttctctcttctaCAATCAACAGAACGGCCCAGGAAATTCAAGCCTGGGTCCAGACCCCTCCATAGTTATTACCTACGATCAAAGGGTAATAACAGTCTCCTAGCTCGAATTGAACATGGAGTGTAGCTTAACTACTGGGTTCGAAATTGTAAGGCCTAGCCACCTGGCCGGTCATAAACAAGATGTCATTTTGCTCAGATTTACTTATAGATTGAACAAGATGCATGTGCTTTTTTTAGAGGACTAGGAAAATGCCTGTTGCTACGGATTAAGAATTTCACACAAAACAAGATAAAGGGATATTTAATTCTGGGTCATGGGATGACCCCGCCATcactttgcagtcatatgtcaGTGTCAAATTAGTTATGAGAGCACGCATAAACAACCTATATGTCATCAATCTCAATGTGCGCATATATTCCAAAACAAATTCTCAAAGTAAATCAACACAATCTGGTTAGTAAATCCTCAATATGTTGTGGCAATTTCATCCCAAGATAGCTAAATGATTATGAACTGACTGATCAGTCATGAGTGTATGCTGAAAAAGAGGGGTGTGAGGGATCAACACAACTGTATGTAAAATATGATACAGGGGATGGAATTGTTCCTTTGCAACTTATAAAATCATGGAGAGgatatttagtttttttctaAATGAAATAGTTGCACCCTTGCAGTTGAAGTTGTACCTTCCATATTGATGAAGCTTAGTTCACAATAGACCACTTACTGTTGAAGTTCGGAAGTCTTATAGAAACCTAATTACAATGTTTTTATCACTATACATAATCTACACAAACTATGGACAAATGAAATTGCTTAGTAGTCTTCATGCTCGTATAAATGTCTGCCTCAAAGCAGAATGTGTCGTGGAAGTACGGTGATTTACCTCCTTCAGGCTACAGTAATACAACTCACTTTGCTCGAACGCACAAGATGAACATCAACGATTGACACTCGAATGAAACCTGCGTAACCTCTTGATTCATCTCACTCTGAACTCTAAATCAGGTATTAATCACCTTGTGCTGACATTAAGCCTTATGGAATTTACTGGACTACGGCACCTGCAAGTCTGCATTGCTGCCTCTGAAGCAGTGCATCCCCACGACCATCATAGGCCTCTTCACCGAGCTGAGCCACCATCGCCAGTGGAGTGCCTGACACATCATGCTAACCACGCGTCATCAGCTCCTCTCCCGTTTGAGCAGGCAGGTGTCATCCAGGGAGGTGTTGCTACAGAGCAGAGGAGCAACTGGTCGGCGGCTGCCGCACTCAAACTCGAAGCTGTGTCCATCTGTTCTTTGCCGCggtttattgcaagtagtgggCGACCATGCACCTGCAAGCATAGTTTAACTTTTTGCCACCCTATCAGATGGTGCATGGCCAAATGCCATTCTCCTAAAGTTACTTATTATTTCCACTTTAGGCCCACAATCAAGAGTAAAGtgtcatttgagtttgttttaTTCTTCTCATATCTTCTT of Phragmites australis chromosome 3, lpPhrAust1.1, whole genome shotgun sequence contains these proteins:
- the LOC133912123 gene encoding large ribosomal subunit protein uL4c-like; the protein is MPAAAVASSLLLSLCSSSSPFLSSSSTSFLPPSSSSPAAPHAAGRRKPAVSVLRALRAEAATLPVLSFTGDKVGEATLDLKSAPPSTARAVVHRALITDRQNARRGTASTLTRGEVRGGGRKPYQQKKTGKARRGSQRTPLRPGGGVVFGPKPRDWSIKINRKEKRLAISTAIASAAVAEDAFVVEEFNEAFAAGPKTREFVSALQRWGLDPKQKAMFFATEFDDNVRLSGRNIGSLKMLTPRTLNLYDILDSRKLFFTPAAIDYLNSRYGATVLDEYEDDTDVEDDGEEEVVEEQEEATTEEAALDEAEDSEADSRS